From Aythya fuligula isolate bAytFul2 chromosome 20, bAytFul2.pri, whole genome shotgun sequence, a single genomic window includes:
- the LOC116497330 gene encoding C-C motif chemokine 4 homolog: protein MKVSVVALAVLIAAFCYQTSAAPIGSDPPTSCCFTYVQRELPRSFVTDYYETNSLCSQPGVVFITRKGREVCANPEHDWVKKYVTELELN, encoded by the exons ATGAAGGTCTCTGTGGTTGCCCTGGCTGTTCTCATCGCCGCCTTCTGCTACCAGACCTCTGCTGCACCAA TTGGCTCTGACCCACCAACCTCCTGCTGTTTCACCTACGTCCAACGGGAGCTGCCCCGTAGCTTTGTGACCGACTACTATGAGACCAACAGCCTGTGCTCCCAGCCAGGTGTCGT GTTCATCACAAGGAAGGGACGTGAAGTCTGTGCCAACCCTGAACATGACTGGGTCAAGAAGTACGTGACTGAGCTGGAACTGAACTGA